The genomic stretch tcattgtaaaatttcgaaaacccatagctattgtctttttttatatttccgaaaacgaaaattctcattactttaagccaacccgttataTAACATCTGTACTATGGTATGCAAATAAAGATCTCTTATCTCTTAATTGGGAGGACTAGAAAAACTGGTTGGTAGGAAGCTAATATTGCCCACCAGTGGAACAGCCtgctaaaaagaaaaaaaaaaccgaagtgatcccataagtgttccgtgaacaaagttgtgtacggaacactaaaaaatacCTACGTCGATAGCGTGAGGATGAACTGGGTACCTACTCATCAAGGTACTCATGTCTGGACGTCCTGTGATGGTATTGTTCGTCCGAAGAGGAATTAATTCATGCAATGTCTGTGCAGTGTCTTGGCGTCAGGTATCTTTGAAATTACCTTCGAATTCCCGTAGCAATCGCTCTCGTCCAATATCTCGATGGCGACCTGGCTTTCAGTCACGATGCCGCAGTAAATACGTTATCAGACGCGTTACACAGTCACGATGATAGTTTATCGTTCGTCGCATCGTTACTGGCCTATAtccgcgaacatcgaagttcgcaaattgggggcatttttctctgtcactaattacgccttcattggagtaaaagagaaagatccccgcaatttgcgaatttcggttttcgcggtaaccccTCTGCAAACCAAAGAGTGCTAACTCAAAGCATTCAAAACCTTGACTAAATGATAACACGGACGAACAATTTCACCgtcggattttttttattgtctcGTTTCAACTTTGCCAAGATTTGGTTTgtgtattttatcaaataacagaaatacatcatctgtgaaaatttcaactgcctagctatcacggttcatcagatacagcctggtgacagacggaccgTCGGACAGCggcgtcttagtaataggatcccgtttttaccctttgggtacggaaccctaaaaacaacctAATGTTAAGTCTTAATTGTCATTGTAATTTATTagcattttaatattatttttatttttatatttatttatttaataaaaatacagcATCATAGCGCAAAACTCAACAATGAGTTTGAATGAGGGGTCATCAGTCTCTAGTTATTAACTTAATAACCACTTAATaacttatcatcatcatcatcatcatcagcctactctcgtccactgctggacataggcctctcctattgcacgccattgagcacgatttgcggcaactctgatccagctcttgccagccgccttgcgaaggtcatcgctccatctagtctgagggcgtcctacgctacgctttccgatgcgcggtctccactcgagaactcgtctaccccaacggttatcggttctacggctaatatgaccggcccactgccacttcagcttgctaatccggtgggctatgtcgacgactttagttctctgacggatgacttcatttcgaatacgatccctcagagagactccgagcatagccctttccatagctcgctgagcgactttgaatttatgaaccagtcctaccgtgagtgtccacgtttcggctccgtatgtcatcacgggcaggacgcactgattgaagacttttgtcttcagactctgtgggattgacgacgtgaagactcgacgcagcttcccatatgctgcccagcccagctgtatccttctattcgactctttctcgaagttgttccGTCCTAACTGCAGTATTTGCCCGAGGTAGACGTATTCCTGAACAACCTCGAGAACAGCCCCTTGTACTGCAATAGGTCCCGGAGCAACACGTTCGTTGAACATAACTTTCGTTTTGTCCAAATTCATCCGGAGACCTATGCGTTGAGAAGAATCAGCTAGACCGGTCAGCATATGCTCTAAATCCTGCAACGTCTCAGCCATTATAACGATGTCGTCGGCAAATCGCAAGTGTGAGATGTATTCGCCATTAATGTTAATACCATGTTCCTTCCAGTCGAGCGTTTTAAACATATCCTCCAAAGCATTTGTGAACAATTTGGGGGATATCACATCCCCTTGTCTCACACCACGATGCATGGGGATAGGCTTAGTCTGCTGGTTTTGGACTTGGACGGCCATGGTAGCTGCGTTGTACAGACATCTCAACACTTGGATATATCGCCAGTCGACTTGGCATCGCTGCAGGGAATCCAGAACAGCCCAGATTTCAATGGAgtcaaaggctttctcatagtccacaaatgctAAGCACAGGGGCCGATTATACTCTTCAGTCTTCTGTATGATCTGCCGCACTGTgaagatgtggtctatggtgccgtatcctcctcgaaatccggcctgctccggtggctgaaattcgtcgagtcttcgtgctaggcggttcgtgatgaccctcgaaaacagcttgtagatGTGGCTTAGGAGCGAAATAGGtcggtagttcttcaatagggacttatttccctttttgaagaacagcacgaCAACACTCCTACTCCACACCTCTGGAGTTCTCCCATCGAAGAGAACGGCGTTAAAGATGTTCTGGAGCTCCTTCAGTGCAGGTTTGCCTCCCGCTTTCAGAAGCTCAGTTGTGACGCCGTCCTCGCCTGGGGCTCTTCCATTTTTAAGCTGTCTGAGGGCCATCTCGATTTCGTCAGTGCTGATTTCTGGCAAGTCTTCGGTAAAGTGGCGGATTAATGTGGCTCTCGAATCCTCATTTTCGGAATCTGGTTGAGATGCATGCGAAGCGTATAGCTGGCCATAGAAGGATTCGATTTCAGAGAGAATCCCCGACCGGGACGATACAACAGCCCCACCGGTTGTGGTCAGCTTCGTCAGGTGGCTTCTTCCAAGGGACTGGACAAAAACTTTTGACCCCCGATTCTGCTCAATCGCTTGCTCAATGAAGCGTGTATTGGCGCACCGGAGGTCACGTCGTACTAGTTTGCCAATCCTCTTGTTTAGAGCCCGTCGCTGTGACGAAGTGGCAGGTGGGTCTTCCCGTCGTACCTTCATAACCCTGAGGGTTTCCTCCGAAAGCTTCGACCTCCCGGCTTTACGCTGTACTTCGCAAAATCTCGTACCTTCATCCCTGAGGATTCCAACCACATTTTTGAGGGTCTGGTTTATATCAACGGCATTTGTGCTTTCCACGGCAGCGAATCGGTTCTCCAGGTTTGACTGGAATGCTTCAGATCCTACCATGGTTTGGAGCAGGCTAGGTCGGAGCCTGGACTTCATCAAACGGACACGTTCGAGCTTATAATTGATATTCAGAGAGCCTCTAACAAgtcggtgatcactaccggtgttaaacctaataataataataacttataGTATGTatctaaaatttaaaataagtcacggaagatattttattttaatctcacCTACCGGAAACAAGATAGACATTAAAACCTAAAGTCTACATAATCTCAGCTCTATGTATTCCAAAACCGCGGTATTTTCGTTCACGCTTCATAATGCACTTAAGATCTAAGAAATATGCTTTAATGTAACACTTAGTTGCTAACCACTTCATACAGTTTATTCATGAATATGAGAGCTAAATTTATGTTTTGTACCAACATACTATATTTAAAGATCATATATCGTTCGTCATAAAAGTTTACGGCTTGGCATGCCACGGTTTGATccttacattttaaaaataacattgggGTAAAAGCAAATGTTCGCTTCTTCTACAGCTAGAGGCAATATCACCTTAATGTTTTTggtttcatatatttatttgtatatatttttcatatttggTGAGCTTcgcaaatatttaaaatttttgatttcaaatatttcaattatattcgAGGCGTAAAGACATGatagaaaattaatttaattaattatatgagTCTCAACTGGGCTACActatttgaataaaattcgtTATTAACTTTGAAAATCTAGATACCTAATGAAAACTGCACATACTTGCAAAAAAAGAAGACTATAACAACACTCTTTACGCGTTAGAAATTTTTCACTACGGACAACGGAGGGAATATGGAGTAATTGACAAGGTCTGGAACTTTAGGATggtttagtacctacctatattttgaTGCTACACTAAACTTTTTAACACCAACAGGAAATTATCACATGCAGGATAAGCGAtttcaaagcaaaaaaaatcaaacttacaaaaaaaaattcttaaAAATCCTTCACTCCTGTCACGTCACTCCcaacatatttaatataaaaataccgCGTCGAATCGTAAAAATCGGTATCGATAATTCGGGATACGaacgcgcgcgcgccgcgccgcgcgcccgccATTGACGCATTCGGACTAATTCGGTGCAACACTATTCCGCGATTCTGTAAACACCACGAGCGGCCAGCGAGCGTTGAACCAGCGGCCAAACCGCGCCCCTACGGTTATCGTCTCCGATATCACTGAACGTGGGAGGTGTGATGGCTCAACTTTAACTGGTCGTTCCTCCCGCTCTAACCTGAAAGCTCTACACTGTAACGCCTTTACATAAAGGTGGGTATCCGCTAACAATGTTTTGTTTGAAATTGGTACGCCATAATCCGTTTTGGGAGCACCGTGAGTCAGCGATGAGGAAATGCGTGCATGGTATAATTTCGGAGCGGCTTGAATAGTTCTGTAAATCTGGCAAAAATGTTTATGGGCGGGAGGAATTTCTAGCCGCGATAAATTTATACAGCAGTTAAGATATCATTCCATAAATTTCAGGCGTTTTAAGAATCTTCGAGAAGTAGATTTGAAGACTGCGGACTGAAACACTTTTCAGAAATAGATGATACATTAATTTCAGTGCCTGCTGTCCAAAAGTAGTATCAAAGATAACGTACCTACGAACAAATAAAAGTCCCGAAGATCAGTTGTTTCTAAACGTCACTGTCCCAAAACGTTCAATATGTTATCCATCGAACAGCGCTGTAGAGCACTAGGTCGTTTGATTACCTTGACTAATTCATCATAActttttaaaatgatttgtctCAACTGGTAAAAAATTGAATAtctaatatatctaatagaaatataaaatccaaAATGTTTCATTCAaatatttattgcttaataaaataaaaattacatagtTTTGACACTTAGCGTTCCAAAAGGCCTCGTAAACCTCGACAAGCTTCTCTGCGATGTTAAGGGCAACCCCActctagcgtcttttgagcgtcagcgtctagtcagcgctatggaataCGGCGTCGCtacgcagttgcgtcgacgttgcgtcgagcagcagccatagttGACAAGACGTCGGGAGACGCTAGGTAGGGTGGCTCTAAGTCGTCGCGTCAGAGACAACTGGTGTATACAATGCTGGTGGTGGCATATCCTTCAGCGTAGCCCCTTTTCCATAAAAGCGGATATAACCGACGCTTTCTTTATACAAGAGCCTACGCTCCCTTGCCATTACCGTTGCTATCTCATCAAATGGGATACCAATATCTAAAAAGGTACCTGGAGGCTCCTCGGTCCGTTCGACTTTGTACAGAGCCCACTTGCTGATCTTATACCACTCGTTCTGAGAAATCAGAAAGTTGTGGATCGTTTCGGTATCGTCTGTGCAAGAAGGTATAAGAACTGCAGATTTTAGTCTTCTTGGGATGTCCCTTTGGCGTTTAATTACTAGTTTAGTGCCCGGGATTGGTGAGTTTATAGTGGCTAAAGCGTTCTGTACCCATTCCACGTCTTTCATTCCCTCGCAGCGTAACTTGAGCACACCTTCGCTATAGCCTGGTGGTCCCGAGAACGAAGGCCAGTACGTGTCTTCGGTCTGAACGCGCTCAGCGAGCTTCAAAATACAGCTTTCGAGAGCATTCTTAATATGCTCCGCTTGCTCTACTGTCAATGCAGTAAAGGGATTTGTCATTACCGCGAACAAGGTGGCCAAACGCTTGGCTCTGTTTTTTTGTCTGCTGAGTAACTCTGTTTCCGTGAGAATGCGTTTTGCATTCTCACCCTCGCCAGCGTCCATATTTAATGTCGTCGCTTCTGCAGAAACCACTCTCTTCTCTCCTCTCTTTCTTTCTGGTTCTGGGTTTTGGGATCTGTGTTCATCCATATTTTGTTTTCTTGATAATTCACCTCTCGAGCTTCCCACCCTCCACGGAGCCCGCACCTTTGGGGATGTCGCATTGACACCAGGACTACCCAAGAGGTATAGATGTGTTGAGTTGGGACTCATGCGCGACATCGGGAGCTGCAGACGCATGGCTGGGGAAAACGATCCGATTTTCCCCGGGGGTTCCACACGCCCTTGCCCCGTCAGCATGGCAGAGCCCCGGTGTTACCTACACCCTCCCCACATCTCGCCTGCGGACCGTATCACCTCATCCATACGGGACGCGTGTCCATTGGGCGTTTTTACACTTATGCCGtggtcatagagaaatatagtaagacaagagtgctcactccatacatcagttttggtaccaaaaagattAGTGTTTTCATAGTGGACATCTAatatcgagtagcggaattatcagtactttaagtagtagtactgtcaagtggcaatagatgtagcaccaaccggaaagtcttatgtcgttgagcattagactactcgatgctagatgtcgactatgaaaatactaatcttattggtaccaaaactgaggTCGTCTACGTCCACGATAAAGTATAAAACCCCCCATTTCCCTGCAGTGGCTAGCTACAGGGCAACCGTTTCGCTTGAAATCCGGACCGAAAAGGGCATATTGCCTCGCGGGGGTAACTGACCCCGACCCCCGGTCGACTCGGCCCCCAGGCCTCCTTCATCCCCGCTGACGGCGCTCGACTGCGCAGGACTAACGCAGGTAGGCGAGTCTAGTCTGCTGGAGTCGCCTAcaccttcagcagaaccgggagaCATTGCGCTGgtccaatattacagggttctatgtttcactttaatcgaactgaaatttgaacattgtcacagtgacattaagtcgaatttcaactatcttgataatgtaacatagaaccctgtaatattgggccagcgattaGTCAACTTATAGTCTaacaaaaagagtagaaattaaaaagtggcaataccctttcaaaacaatttatataagtaaacgggacgacactacagtattgccactttttataACAAACTTAGAAAACTTCTTACACACTTTTATTACTCAATCACTTATCACTTTATCACTTAGCGTTCCTAGGTGCCTTGCACGCCTCGCCCATCCCAAGCCCCTCCATAATATATGTTTATTATTCAATCACTTAGCGTTCCTAAGTGCCTCACACGCCTCGGCCATCCCAAGCCCCTCCATAATATACGTTTATTACTCAATCACTTATCACTTAGCGTTCCTAAGTGCCTCGCACGCCTCGGCCATCCCAAGCCCCTCCATAATATACGATTATTACTCAATCACTTATCACTTAGTGTTCCTAAGGGCCTCGCACGCCTCGGCCATCCCAAGCCCCTCCATAATATACGTTTATTATTCAATCACTTATCATTTAGCGTTTCTAAGCGCCTCACACGCCTCGGCCATCCCAAGCCCCTCCATAATATAAAGTAAGTTCTCAACCGACGCgtcctcatcatcatcacaccACAATTGAAGCATGTTCTTAGCTCTAAGCAAGTCCGTGGCGTTCTCAGTTTCAAAGTACTGTATCTCGTCGGGCTTAAAGCCGAGCTTGGCGGCGAGTTTCTTCCAGTCGCCCAGCGCGGGGCAGAGCGCGTCCATCTGCGCGGGAGTGAGCATGGTGACGCGGGTGCGGGCCGCCTTGTCGTCGTCCTCGTCGTTGGTCGAGTCGGGCACCTGGGGGAATAGATAagttatagtccgacaagaaattgtagaaaattattgagggcgccacttccttcCTAACTGTCTCACTTTTGAAGTAAAAGACTgcgggtcggttgcaccaaactgttcgtatcgttaaagagttccctaaatttttatgtatggaaagtttcatagtaatgcgccggggcgcgccggctgacgttgatcagtctgtcaaatgtggttggtgcaactggcccttagagtGGTATTCCATCCAtgcaatgtcattgcgtctcactctctccaTTAAGCGAAATGTAAGACAAAATTGGACAAGTGAAATACCAcccttaaacatggcaacaatagtatggaatttttttagtttcatttttGGTCGGTTCCTGTTCGGTCACCTTTCATGCCAGATCCAGTTATATACTAGATTCATGTGAAAAGCTCACCTGCTCCATATCATTATTGTCCTCTTCTTTGATCACCACCTCTTCCATCT from Cydia fagiglandana chromosome 11, ilCydFagi1.1, whole genome shotgun sequence encodes the following:
- the LOC134669114 gene encoding uncharacterized protein LOC134669114 → MLTGQGRVEPPGKIGSFSPAMRLQLPMSRMSPNSTHLYLLGSPGVNATSPKVRAPWRVGSSRGELSRKQNMDEHRSQNPEPERKRGEKRVVSAEATTLNMDAGEGENAKRILTETELLSRQKNRAKRLATLFAVMTNPFTALTVEQAEHIKNALESCILKLAERVQTEDTYWPSFSGPPGYSEGVLKLRCEGMKDVEWVQNALATINSPIPGTKLVIKRQRDIPRRLKSAVLIPSCTDDTETIHNFLISQNEWYKISKWALYKVERTEEPPGTFLDIGIPFDEIATVMARERRLLYKESVGYIRFYGKGATLKDMPPPALYTPVVSDATT